A single genomic interval of Mycolicibacterium sp. MU0053 harbors:
- a CDS encoding NAD(P)/FAD-dependent oxidoreductase, with protein sequence MTRRFDIAIAGGGPAGSAAAWQAAQAGARVVVLDKAEFPRDKPCGDGLTARAVSYLQKMGLGREVDQFHRVNRVTVFSPSRWELSFPKRPGMPDHGHTVSRTQLDALLLKHAESAGATIRQSAEVARPELDDAGRVAGVALKNGEKVLADAVIAADGAYSPIKRALNIDSQYRGYSAIAIRAEMPLGRPDSDSLDIYLKLRFGDDQLPGYGWVFPMGEGRFNIGLGYVNSYRNWQSINATQFLGEFLRTLPPEWGLPDIAELKKNKSVRAWRLPMGFTTWPPWRPGVLFAGDALGAGKPASGAGISKALESGLTAGECAVAALTNGGPDDFTNYAQRMDAAWGSEYRRGRLVHRLLGHPVIADAGLKAIDNAFFRDRLLKALYKKAQGPQHSY encoded by the coding sequence CGGCGATTCGACATTGCGATCGCGGGCGGCGGGCCGGCTGGATCGGCGGCGGCGTGGCAAGCAGCACAGGCCGGCGCACGAGTGGTCGTGCTGGACAAGGCCGAGTTCCCGCGTGACAAGCCGTGCGGTGACGGACTGACCGCGCGCGCGGTGAGCTACTTGCAGAAAATGGGCCTCGGTCGTGAGGTTGACCAGTTCCACCGGGTGAACCGGGTCACCGTCTTCAGTCCGAGCCGGTGGGAGCTGTCCTTCCCCAAGCGTCCCGGCATGCCCGATCACGGGCACACGGTCAGCCGCACCCAGCTGGACGCGCTGTTGCTCAAACACGCCGAGTCGGCCGGGGCGACCATCCGGCAGTCGGCGGAGGTCGCCCGCCCCGAGCTCGATGACGCGGGTCGGGTGGCCGGGGTGGCACTCAAGAACGGCGAGAAGGTCCTCGCCGACGCGGTGATCGCGGCCGACGGCGCCTACTCCCCCATCAAACGGGCGCTGAACATCGACTCGCAGTACCGGGGCTATTCGGCGATTGCGATCCGGGCCGAGATGCCGCTCGGCCGACCGGATTCCGACAGTCTCGACATCTATCTCAAGCTTCGGTTCGGAGACGATCAGCTGCCCGGCTACGGCTGGGTGTTCCCCATGGGCGAAGGTCGGTTCAACATCGGCCTGGGCTACGTCAACAGCTATCGAAACTGGCAGTCCATCAACGCAACTCAGTTTCTGGGCGAGTTCCTGCGCACGTTGCCGCCGGAGTGGGGGCTGCCCGACATCGCCGAACTGAAGAAGAACAAGAGTGTGCGCGCCTGGCGGTTGCCGATGGGCTTCACGACGTGGCCGCCGTGGCGGCCCGGGGTGCTGTTCGCCGGGGATGCCCTTGGTGCGGGCAAGCCCGCCTCCGGTGCCGGGATCTCCAAGGCGCTGGAATCCGGTTTGACCGCGGGCGAATGCGCGGTGGCCGCGTTGACCAACGGCGGCCCCGACGATTTCACCAACTACGCCCAACGCATGGACGCGGCGTGGGGTTCGGAGTACCGGCGCGGGCGCCTCGTGCACCGACTGCTGGGCCACCCCGTCATCGCCGACGCCGGCCTGAAGGCGATCGACAATGCGTTCTTCCGTG